A genomic stretch from Rhodothermales bacterium includes:
- a CDS encoding glycoside hydrolase family 97 protein has product MRLSLLALLLASALPAIAQPAPTVPDAATVSSPDGRIDVAVALDARGVPSYRVERDGHVLVLPSRLGVVIGGGDTLGVGMRIAEATTTEHDETWTQPWGEVETIRDHHRELRLALQETVGAERRMDVVVRVFDDGVGFRYEWPEQPGLGAFEIRDELTEFRFAADPQAWWIRAYEWNRYEYLYEQSALSGAGYVLHTPLTLAFPDGPFVALHEAALVDYAAMALRRIGPTALQADLAPWSTGVRVYATAPARSPWRTILIGDTAGDLVTNYVGLNLNEPNALGDVSWVEPGKYIGIWWAMHLGTWSWNSGPDHGATTEHTKRYIDFAAEHGFDGVLVEGWNRGWDGNWAGNGSDFSFTEPYPDYDFEALATYAQERGTRLIGHHETGGGIPNYEAQMDEAFALMNRRGVKAIKTGYVDWGMHFPRVDGPGVAGGETAREWNTGQYMVGHYQRSVEAAARHRIALNIHEPIKDTGLRRTYPNLLTREGARGQEFNSSWGGGNGPDHIPTLVFTRLLAGPMDFTPGIFDLAAEDEGANNVPTTLAGQLALYVVLYSPLQMAADLPENYEPHLDAFQFIKDVPVDWADTRVLEAAIGDFVTIARKDRHSDDWYLGAKTDASARTVDVVLDFLEPGRTYTAEVYRDAADADWETNPVAYEIETREVKAGGRLRVALAPGGGLAVRFHPVE; this is encoded by the coding sequence ATGCGCCTCTCCCTGCTCGCGCTCCTCCTCGCGTCTGCCCTTCCCGCCATCGCGCAACCCGCTCCGACCGTGCCCGACGCCGCGACCGTCTCGTCCCCCGATGGCCGGATCGACGTGGCCGTCGCGCTCGACGCGCGCGGCGTGCCGAGCTACCGCGTCGAGCGCGACGGCCACGTGCTCGTCCTCCCGTCGCGGCTCGGCGTCGTCATCGGCGGCGGCGACACGCTCGGCGTCGGAATGCGGATCGCGGAGGCGACGACGACCGAGCACGACGAGACGTGGACGCAGCCGTGGGGCGAGGTCGAGACCATCCGCGATCACCACCGTGAACTCCGGCTCGCATTGCAGGAAACCGTCGGGGCCGAGCGGCGGATGGACGTCGTCGTCCGCGTGTTCGACGACGGCGTCGGGTTCCGGTACGAGTGGCCCGAGCAGCCCGGCCTCGGCGCGTTCGAGATCCGCGACGAGCTGACCGAGTTCCGCTTCGCGGCCGACCCGCAGGCGTGGTGGATTCGGGCGTACGAGTGGAACCGCTACGAATACCTCTACGAGCAGTCCGCGCTCTCGGGCGCGGGCTACGTGCTCCACACGCCGCTCACGCTCGCCTTCCCCGACGGCCCGTTCGTCGCGCTCCACGAGGCCGCGCTCGTCGACTACGCCGCGATGGCGCTCCGCCGCATCGGCCCGACGGCACTCCAGGCCGACCTCGCCCCGTGGTCGACGGGCGTTCGCGTCTACGCCACAGCCCCCGCACGCTCGCCGTGGCGGACGATCCTCATCGGCGATACTGCCGGCGACCTTGTCACGAACTACGTCGGGCTCAACCTTAACGAGCCGAACGCGCTCGGCGACGTGTCGTGGGTCGAGCCCGGCAAGTACATCGGCATCTGGTGGGCGATGCACCTCGGGACATGGTCGTGGAACAGCGGCCCCGACCACGGCGCCACGACCGAGCACACGAAGCGCTACATCGACTTCGCGGCCGAGCACGGGTTCGACGGCGTGCTCGTCGAGGGCTGGAACCGGGGGTGGGACGGGAACTGGGCGGGCAACGGCTCCGACTTCTCGTTCACCGAGCCGTACCCGGACTACGACTTCGAGGCGCTCGCGACCTATGCCCAAGAGCGCGGGACGCGGCTCATCGGCCACCACGAGACGGGCGGCGGCATCCCGAACTACGAGGCGCAGATGGACGAGGCGTTCGCGCTCATGAACCGCCGCGGCGTAAAGGCCATCAAGACCGGGTACGTGGACTGGGGCATGCACTTCCCCCGCGTCGACGGGCCGGGCGTCGCTGGGGGCGAGACGGCGCGCGAGTGGAACACCGGGCAGTACATGGTCGGCCACTATCAGCGCTCCGTCGAAGCCGCCGCGCGGCACCGCATCGCCCTCAACATCCACGAGCCGATCAAAGACACCGGGCTCCGCCGGACGTACCCCAACCTGCTGACGCGCGAGGGCGCGCGCGGGCAGGAGTTCAACTCGTCGTGGGGCGGCGGCAACGGCCCCGACCACATCCCGACACTCGTCTTCACGCGGCTGCTCGCCGGCCCAATGGACTTCACGCCCGGCATCTTCGACCTCGCCGCCGAAGACGAAGGCGCAAACAATGTCCCGACGACGCTCGCCGGCCAACTCGCGCTCTACGTCGTGCTCTACAGCCCGCTCCAGATGGCGGCCGACCTCCCGGAGAACTACGAGCCGCACCTCGACGCCTTCCAGTTCATCAAAGACGTCCCCGTCGATTGGGCCGACACCCGCGTGCTCGAAGCCGCGATCGGCGACTTCGTCACGATCGCCCGGAAAGACCGCCACTCCGACGACTGGTACCTCGGGGCCAAGACCGACGCCTCGGCTCGCACCGTGGACGTCGTGCTCGACTTTCTGGAGCCGGGACGGACGTACACCGCCGAGGTCTACCGCGACGCCGCCGACGCGGATTGGGAGACGAACCCGGTGGCGTACGAGATCGAGACGCGGGAGGTGAAGGCCGGGGGGCGGCTCCGCGTCGCGCTCGCGCCCGGTGGCGGCCTCGCCGTCCGCTTTCACCCCGTCGAGTAG